A portion of the Papaver somniferum cultivar HN1 unplaced genomic scaffold, ASM357369v1 unplaced-scaffold_47, whole genome shotgun sequence genome contains these proteins:
- the LOC113342778 gene encoding uncharacterized protein LOC113342778, with amino-acid sequence MSTDQCEAHTEQQQQQKPHEQLELTSTTVDGGNHSKEVSTVEPRKTREQREAIYKREFSQNCVKVARLSECGTIIYRYIPTRSFWMRTCREEWGVTLEETTTLIKDNPSHHFYIDICGSYMGYGVILRDSMMNPIVALSSILDHHISQFYSDLQGVSEGLKLAIKYNIRNFVMVCTSEYIPQYVMRSWEQKNECSCPARDVPDNPEKKKSYCVDCSRSSLDEIDEEGNAGEILPLIDEIFYDALEFEGFIYFNMHTDELSRLKAVCHLANSGTQAKYYHSLMKFFTMLWSLKALFILT; translated from the exons ATGAGTACAGATCAGTGCGAAGCTCATACA gaacagcagcagcagcaaaagcctCAT GAACAACTAGAGCTAACCTCAACAACAGTCGATGGAGGAAATCATTCC AAGGAAGTCTCAACTGTAGAACCAAGGAAAACAAGAGAGCAACGGGAGGCTATATACAAAAG gGAGTTTTCTCAAAATTGTGTCAAGGTTGCCAGATTGAG TGAATGTGGTACTATAATCTACCGTTATATACCAACGCGGTCTTTTTGGATGAGAACGTGTCGTGAGGAATGGGGAGTAACACTTGAAGAAACTACAACTTTAATTAAAGATAATCCTTCTCATCATTTCTATATTGACATCTGCGGTTCATATATGGGATATGGGGTTATTCTACGTGATAGTATGATGAACCCAATAGTTGCTCTTTCTAGCATTTTGGATCATCATATTTCACAGTTTTATTCTGATTTGCAAGGGGTATCCGAGGGTTTGAAACTGGCAATAAAGTATAACATTCGTAACTTTGTTATGGTTTGTACTTCTGAATATATTCCTCAATATGTTATGCGAAGCTGGGAACAAAAAAATGAATGTTCTTGTCCAGCAAGAGATGTTCCTGACAATCccgaaaagaaaaaaagttattGCGTTGATTGTTCAAGGAGTTCGTTAGATGAGATTGATGAAGAGGGGAACGCAGGCGAAATATTACCACTCattgatgaaattttttatgatGCTTTGGAGTTTGAAGGCTTTATATATTTTAATATGCATACTGATGAATTGTCAAGACTTAAAGCTGTTTGTCATCTAGCAAATTCGG GAACGCAGGCAAAATATTACCACTCATTGATGAAATTTTTTACGATGCTTTGGAGTTTAAAGGCTTTATTTATTTTAACATGA